A segment of the Candidatus Omnitrophota bacterium genome:
AAAAATAATAACGCTAAAAAGGTCATTCTGAGGCCGAAGGCCGAAGAATCTCAGAAAACACGGTTTTATGGGAGATCCTTCGGTCGCTTACGCTCCCTCAGGATGACACCTATCTTAAAAAGAACAAAATTAAGGACTTGGGGAGTGTGCAGTTTTAAACTTTAAACTGTCCACTTTTAATTTTTAGATAACATGTCCTGGTTTCAACCAGAACTCGATCATTCAGACTCAAAAATCCCCATTTTTCTAAATTTCTCATATCGTTGATGAATTAATTCTTTTTTAGAAAACCGGGAAAGTTCTTTTAGTTGTTTTACGATGACCGTTTTAAGCGACCTTGCCATCTGTTCATGATCCCGATGCGCACCGCCTAATGGCTCTGGTATTACTTCATCAACAATACCTAACCGTAATAAATCCTGGGCTGTCAATTTTAACGCCTCGGCTGCTTCAAGCGCTCTGGTTCGATCTTTCCAGAGAATAGCTGCACACCCTTCAGGTGAAATAACAGAATAATAAGCATTTTCTAAAATACACACCTTATTTCCTATGCCAATACCCAGGGCACCCCCGCTGCCTCCTTCTCCAATCACCACAACGATAACCGGGACAGCTAATCCGGCCATCTCTTTTAAATTATAAGCAATAGCCCCTGCCTGGCCTCTTTCTTCAGCGCCTATCCCGGGATAAGCTCCCGGTGTATCAATAAAGCTGATTATCGGCAAATTAAATTTCTCGGCTAATTTCATCAGTCTTATTGCTTTTCTATACCCTTCGGGATGAGTACAGCCGAAATTTCTTCGCAGCCTTTCTTTTGTCCCCCTGCCCTTTTGATGTCCAATCACCATTAATTTTTGGTTATCCAGCCTGGCCGGGCCGCTGATAACAGCCGGGTCATCGCCAAAGGTCCGGTCGCCATGAAGCTCAACAAAATCATTCATTATCAGATTAATATAATTTAAGGCATAAGGCCTTTGGGGATGACGGGCAACTTGAACCCTTTGCCAGGGAGTTAAATTATTAAATATTTCTTTTTTTACTTTTTTTAACTTTTTCTCTAATTTATCTATTTCGGAAGAAAAATCAATACTTTCCTCAGAGGCAAGGCTTTTAAGCTCAGCTATCTTTTTTTCCAGTTCCAAAATCGGTTTTTCAAAATCCAATCCGTTTTTCTCTATTGTCATTCTATAATCACCACCTTGGCCCCCAAAGGCAGAATAGCATACAGTTCTTCTACATCCTGATTTAACATCCTAACGCATCCCTTGGTAATATTTTTTCCCATAGATTCGGGCTGGGTTGTGCCGTGGATCCCATACTCTCTATACGGTTCGGCGAACCCCATCCACCTGCTTCCTAAAATGTTTTTCGGGTTATCGGAAGACAAATTCCTCCAGGAAGGATCAATCAGTTTAGTTATAATAGAAAAAGTACCGACTGGCGTTGGGCTGATCGGGCTGCCGGTCGAAACCGTATATACCTTGACAACCTCTTGATTTGTTTTTAACGTAAGGGCGTTGAGAGACTTATCTACAATTACGTTAAATTCTGAAACTGAAATCTTCAGCCGCTGTCCCCGGCGGATAAAATCGCCGGTAAGCCGGTTGCTTTTCTTTATCAACTCAACGGTAGTATTAAATTTTTTGGCAATATTCTCCAGCACATCCCCGTCTTTCACTTCATAGACCCGGCTATCGGCAGTCTTAATAGGAGAAAATAGAATATTGATTTTTGTCTGCCATAAAGCCTGCTGAACTTTTTTTACAGATTCGCTATTGGGATAATCCCGGATAATTCTCTGATAGGTTTTTTCCGCCCCTAAAAGATTTCCTTCTTTTAAACGGACATTACCAATATTAAATAACGCTTCGCCGGCATACTTCGACTTCGGAAATTCATCCACTAAATCTCTCCAGTAAGACAAGGATTCTTCTTGTTTGTCTTGACTGGCTGATTTTAATGCCTTCTTATAGATCAATTCATCCGCAGCAGCCGGGCTTACGCGGCCTTGTCCGGCCGGTTTTTTAAACTTGGCCAATCGAACGCCTCCTGCCAAAGCCACAATCAGTATGACGCCTATTGCGAACAAAGCTGGTTTTTTCAAAATAATCCTCCTTCTATTCTCCCGACCAAAAATACAGCCATTGAAACTCCCAGCACTGCGCCAGCTATAACCTCTATCGGTGTATGACCTAACAATTCTCTTAATTTTTCATCCTCTATTTTTTTCTTCATATAAATATCGTTGACCATTCTGTTTAAAATGCCCGCTTGTTGCCCTACCGACCTTCTTAAACCCGCAGCATCAAACATAATCATTACCGCAAAAATAAAGGTTACCGCGAAAAGGCCTGTATCAAAACCAAAATAAAAACCAACGGAAGTAGCCAGGGCAGACACGGTAGCGGTGTGAGCGCTGGGCATTCCTCCGGGCTCAAAGATCCATTTAAAATTAAATCTTTTCTCCCTTTTTACGCCAATAATTATTTTAATCGCCTGGGCCGTAAACCAGGCCGCCATGGTAATTAAAAAAACTCCATTCCTGCTTATCTGAATGAAAACATCAATCATATTTCAACTCCTTAACCGGCCGAAAGCTATACCTGTGAATTGGAGAAGGGCCATATTTATTTAGAGAAGTTATGTGTCGTCTGGTAGGATATCCTTTATGGAAACAAAACCCATATTGGGGATAAGACTTATCAAAGAGCATCATAATCTTGTCCCTTATTACCTTGGCCACGATAGAGGCGGCAGCAATCGAACAGCTCTTTTGGTCGCCCTTTATCAACCGTAGCGCCGGATAAGGAGTTAGCGGAGCTGAAGGACCGTCAATCAAAAGATAATCCGGCGCTACGGTCAAATTAAATATGGCTTTTTCCATGGCCTTAAGAGTGGCATTAAGAATATTGATCCTGTCTATTATTCTTTCATTTACAACACTGATACCTACTATCGAGGTAGATATAATTTTCAAAAAAAGGCGATAGCGCTTAGCGGGAGATAATTTCTTTGAGTCATTTATTCCTTTAATAGTTTTACGCAAAATAACTGCACTGGCTACTACCGGACCGGCCAGAGGCCCTCTGCCGGCTTCATCCACCCCGGCTATCAGACGATACCCCATTTTTTTAACCTTTTTCTCGTAATATTGCATCTTAAAAAGTGTCATAGTGTCAAAGTGTCATCGCTCACTTCGCCCCCTTCGGGGACTTCGTTCGCTAGTGTCAGAGTTTTTACTTTGACTCTCTGACTCTCTGACTCTCTGACTCTCTGACACTCTGATACTCTGACACTTCACCTGTTTTTCCTCAGGTAATATAACTTCGCCCTTTTTACCTTTGTTTTCTTGGTTACTGTTACCTTTTCCACGTTGGGCGAATGGGCATGGAATATCCTTTCTACTCCTTCACC
Coding sequences within it:
- a CDS encoding ribonuclease HII — translated: MQYYEKKVKKMGYRLIAGVDEAGRGPLAGPVVASAVILRKTIKGINDSKKLSPAKRYRLFLKIISTSIVGISVVNERIIDRINILNATLKAMEKAIFNLTVAPDYLLIDGPSAPLTPYPALRLIKGDQKSCSIAAASIVAKVIRDKIMMLFDKSYPQYGFCFHKGYPTRRHITSLNKYGPSPIHRYSFRPVKELKYD
- a CDS encoding acetyl-CoA carboxylase carboxyltransferase subunit alpha, giving the protein MTIEKNGLDFEKPILELEKKIAELKSLASEESIDFSSEIDKLEKKLKKVKKEIFNNLTPWQRVQVARHPQRPYALNYINLIMNDFVELHGDRTFGDDPAVISGPARLDNQKLMVIGHQKGRGTKERLRRNFGCTHPEGYRKAIRLMKLAEKFNLPIISFIDTPGAYPGIGAEERGQAGAIAYNLKEMAGLAVPVIVVVIGEGGSGGALGIGIGNKVCILENAYYSVISPEGCAAILWKDRTRALEAAEALKLTAQDLLRLGIVDEVIPEPLGGAHRDHEQMARSLKTVIVKQLKELSRFSKKELIHQRYEKFRKMGIFESE
- a CDS encoding divergent PAP2 family protein, whose translation is MIDVFIQISRNGVFLITMAAWFTAQAIKIIIGVKREKRFNFKWIFEPGGMPSAHTATVSALATSVGFYFGFDTGLFAVTFIFAVMIMFDAAGLRRSVGQQAGILNRMVNDIYMKKKIEDEKLRELLGHTPIEVIAGAVLGVSMAVFLVGRIEGGLF
- a CDS encoding L,D-transpeptidase family protein, whose amino-acid sequence is MKKPALFAIGVILIVALAGGVRLAKFKKPAGQGRVSPAAADELIYKKALKSASQDKQEESLSYWRDLVDEFPKSKYAGEALFNIGNVRLKEGNLLGAEKTYQRIIRDYPNSESVKKVQQALWQTKINILFSPIKTADSRVYEVKDGDVLENIAKKFNTTVELIKKSNRLTGDFIRRGQRLKISVSEFNVIVDKSLNALTLKTNQEVVKVYTVSTGSPISPTPVGTFSIITKLIDPSWRNLSSDNPKNILGSRWMGFAEPYREYGIHGTTQPESMGKNITKGCVRMLNQDVEELYAILPLGAKVVIIE